The stretch of DNA GGGACAAGGGCAAATTTTGCACTAGCGGAGATAATGACCAGCTTTCTGGCCTCGGTGACTGGACAGAGTGTTGAGATGGATTATTCCCCATATCACATATACCTGCGGTGTTCCCGCCAGATAACGGCATCAGATGTCGAGAGGATTATCAAGGGAATAGACCCTGGCAGGCTGGAAGAGTATATCAGGGGCGTCGCCAGGAGGTCAAGATTTTTCAACCTGGTATTCCTGTACGAAGCGAAAAAATTCGGCGTGATAAGTAAGGATGCCGACATGAGCCGCATTCGCTTCGAGAAGATAGTGGACTCTTACCTTGAAACGCCGGTTTACACAGATTCCGTGAGGAAACTGATTACCAACTACATGGACCTGGACTCGCTGAGAGGATTCCTTTCCAACACAAATGAAATTGAGTTTGTTCTTATGAACAATATTTCAGGGTCTTCTGGAATCTTCCTCAGGCACTATTCTGAGAAGGTGTTGCCACTTCGGCCGACCAAGTCCATACTTGAATCCGTCAAGACCAGGCTGATGAATGAAGAAACGGTCCTATATTGCGTCTCCTGTGGTAATATCCGGACAATGAAGATTCGCGAGATAAAATCAATAAAGTGTCCGGATTGCGGCAGTTACCTTGTGGCTTCGTTATCACGATATGACCGAGAGGAACTGGACTCCATAAACCATAAGGGTGGCGACAATTCCAGGATAAGAAGAAGAATTTCAAAGAATGCTCATCTTGTCAGGGAGAAGGGTATGATAGCCATAATAACAATGGCTGCAAGGGGGATCGGGGCGGAAACCGCCTCAAGGATCCTCGAGGTGTCGTATCACAGCGAGGATGACATTATCAGGGCTATACTCAACGCTGAGGTGGAGTTCGCAAAGAACAAGCGGTACTGGGATTGAAATGCCGGCTGTACAATTTATCAGGCGTGAACCCGAAAGAACGCTTAAGATCATTGAAGCGTACATTGAAAAGAATCTGGAAGTCCCGGTTATTGTCGAGGGCATGAAGGATATGGAGGCCCTCAGAAAGATCGGGTTTCGTGGCAGAGTTATCGTTTACAACTCGGGGCTTAGCGTGGTTGCATTCTCAGAATGGGTCTCCAGAACAGAGAGGCGTGTCATACTGCTCATG from Candidatus Sysuiplasma jiujiangense encodes:
- a CDS encoding Lhr helicase, which gives rise to GTRANFALAEIMTSFLASVTGQSVEMDYSPYHIYLRCSRQITASDVERIIKGIDPGRLEEYIRGVARRSRFFNLVFLYEAKKFGVISKDADMSRIRFEKIVDSYLETPVYTDSVRKLITNYMDLDSLRGFLSNTNEIEFVLMNNISGSSGIFLRHYSEKVLPLRPTKSILESVKTRLMNEETVLYCVSCGNIRTMKIREIKSIKCPDCGSYLVASLSRYDREELDSINHKGGDNSRIRRRISKNAHLVREKGMIAIITMAARGIGAETASRILEVSYHSEDDIIRAILNAEVEFAKNKRYWD